The following are encoded in a window of Carya illinoinensis cultivar Pawnee chromosome 15, C.illinoinensisPawnee_v1, whole genome shotgun sequence genomic DNA:
- the LOC122296938 gene encoding uncharacterized protein LOC122296938, which translates to MDKSWMNLHDRLRSAEYAEGVEQFLTLARNHAAGSDHIRCPCRVCANNIWLPISEVETHLFITGINPNYTDWIFHGEEEVWNVTDDEDNVEAISDEAEYIDDIDEMLDDFRAGTFGEGTSGNPIHDGPTPIPNINQSNAFEKLLNDARQPLFEGCAQFSQLFFIVKLLHIKTIGGWSIKSFDMLLELLRSAFPNAVLPRSYQESRSLQRGLCFTYTKIHACRNDCILFWREHSNLNECPKCGVSQWMSTTHNKRPIPQKVLRHFPLKPRLQRLFMSQKIASDMRWHKEQRIDDDINMRHPADSEVWKAFDKEHSWFAQDSQNVRLGLASDGFNPFNNMAKPCRNEIDVYLQPLVDELNDLWENGVATYDASTKTNFLLHAALLWTINDFPAYGNLSGWSTKEKLACPTCNSGTDSMWLTYGQKHTYMGHRRFLPLDHIWRTKKRVFNGKKDHRLPSLPLTRPEVINQLIHLRDVHFGKGVKKRKRTPEELNWTKRSIFFTLPYWSTIKL; encoded by the exons atggacaaaagttggatgaatcTCCATGATAGGCTTAGATCAGCTGAATATGCAGAAGGTGTTGAGCAGTTCCTCACATTGGCAAGAAACCACGCAGCTGGAAGTGACCACATTCGGTGTCCGTGCCGTGTATGTGCTAATAACATTTGGTTACCTATAAGTGAGGTGGAAACTCACTTGTTCATTACTGGGATTAATCCTAACTACACAGACTGGATATTTCACGGGGAGGAGGAAGTATGGAATGTGACCGATGATGAGGATAATGTTGAGGCCATTAGTGATGAAGCAGAATACATTGATGACATagatgagatgttagatgactTTAGGGCTGGGACGTTCGGTGAAGGAACCTCGGGCAACCCCATCCATGATGGCCCGACTCCTATACCtaacatcaatcaaagcaacGCATTTGAGAAACTATTAAATGATGCCCGACAGCCACTCTTTGAGGGTTGTGCACAGTTTTCCCAACtcttcttcattgtgaagttgCTACATATTAAAACAATTGGGGGCTGGTCAATAAAATCATTTGACATGTTACTTGAATTGTTGAGGTCTGCATTTCCTAATGCTGTCTTGCCACGCTCATACCAGGAGTCACGATCATTGCAGCGGGGTTTATGCTTTACATACACCAAAATTCATGCTTGCCGTAATGACTGCATTTTATTCTGGAGGGAACATTCCAACCTAAATGAGTGCCCTAAATGTGGGGTTTCACAGTGGATGTCAACCACACACAACAAACGCCCAATCCCTCAGAAGGTCCTACGTCATTTCCCCTTGAAGCCAAGGTTACAGCGGCTATTCATGTCACAGAAGATAGCTTctgatatgagatggcataaagagcaacGAATAGATGATGACATCAATATGAGGCATCCAGCTGATTCTGAGGTCTGGAAGGCATTTGATAAGGAGCATAGTTGGTTTGCTCAAGATTCTCAAAATGTTCGGCTGGGTTTAGCAAGTGATGGCTTCAACCCTTTTAACAATATGGCTAAACCTTGTA gaaatgaaatagatgtcTACTTGCAACCTTTGGTAGATGAGTTGAATGATCTTTGGGAAAACGGGGTTGCTACATATGATGCCTCTACCAAGACTAATTTCTTACTTCACGCAGCTTTATTGTGGACAATCAACGACTTCCCAGCATATGGTAACCTTTCCGGGTGGTCAACCAAAGAGAAACTGGCGTGTCCGACATGCAATTCGGGCACAGATTCTATGTGGTTGACCTATGGCCAAAAGCATACATATATGGGGCATCGACGATTTTTACCACTTGATCACATATGGAGAACTAAAAAACGTGTGTTCAATGGTAAAAAAGATCATCGCTTACCATCACTTCCTCTAACGAGACCAGAGGTTATCAATCAATTAATTCATCTTCGAGATGTGCACTTTGGCAAGGGTGTGAAGAAGCGCAAACGTACTCCAgaggaattgaattggacaaaaaggAGCATATTCTTCACTTTGCCATATTGGTCAACAATTAAGCTTTGA
- the LOC122296937 gene encoding uncharacterized protein LOC122296937, translating to MAVDLLPDACCKYMARSTSDHALLSFVLNASATRYGLSSFKFQQMWLSHSNFRDVVKTNWIATGNMGLFGLASKLKRLKVALKDWNHHIFGESEKNIQDLENQIEQLESSLQDRFSEDMERDLLVAKEDLAIWMQREETRLSQRVKLSWMEKGEASTYFFKTFASLTKTIVHEMRLRDGSCLVTPEAIHLGAVDYFSSFFG from the coding sequence ATGGCTGTAGATTTATTGCCAGATGCCTGTTGCAAGTATATGGCAAGATCGACTTCGGATCATGCCCtattatcttttgttttaaatgccTCGGCCACTCGTTATGGTCTTTCTTCCTTTAAGTTCCAGCAAATGTGGTTGTCCCATTCTAACTTTAGGGACGTCGTTAAGACTAATTGGATCGCGACTGGTAACATGGGGCTTTTTGGCCTGGCTTCTAAGTTGAAAAGATTGAAAGTGGCATTGAAAGATTGGAATCATCATATTTTTGGAGAATCAGAAAAGAATATTCAAGATTTGGAGAATCAAATTGAACAATTAGAAAGCAGTCTCCAGGATAGGTTTTCTGAAGATATGGAGAGGGATTTATTGGTGGCCAAGGAAGATCTGGCTATCTGGATGCAAAGAGAAGAAACTCGGTTGTCACAACGAGTGAAGCTTAGTTGGATGGAAAAAGGAGAAGCTTCAACGTATTTCTTTAAAACTTTTGCTTCTTTAACCAAGACTATAGTACATGAAATGAGACTTCGAGATGGGTCTTGTTTGGTCACCCCAGAAGCTATTCATTTAGGTGCTGTGGATTATTTCAGTTCTTTCTTCGGCTAG